The Sporocytophaga myxococcoides genome includes a window with the following:
- the ppsA gene encoding phosphoenolpyruvate synthase, with translation MQKYILSFNEIHLNDIAQVGGKNSSLGEMFNTLSSKGIKIPDGFATTSFAYQEFIKSNKLGNDLKNILDKLDTTNFSNLSEIGLSCRNLILKASIPSEIEAAIKNGYRDLCKKYASQIHVAVRSSATAEDLPDASFAGQHESYLNICCGEENLLNACLKCMASLFTDRAIKYRHDHGFDHMKIALSIGIQKMVRSDMASSGVCFTLDPDSGFEDVILITGSWGLGENVVQGAVNPDEFYVFKKSLQKNKKAILNKKIGSKEKTLIYNYSSSIENTTINIETPKEKREQFILTDEEINLLAKWSLIIEEHYKKPMDIEWAKDGEENTIYIVQARPETVYSRQRNQVKITEYLLKEKGNTITKGKAIGNKIATGTARIINSPKDSYLLKEGEILITDITNPDWDPILKKASAIITNKGGRTSHAAIIARELGAVAIVGTGNATSAIKDGETVTVSCAEGETGTVYEGKLLWDVVETDLEAIEKPKTKVMFILGNPEKAFHLSRIPNDGVGLMRLEFIINNSIKIHPMALIKFDSLKDQQAKSEIANLTSNYPDKESYFVEKLSRSVATIAAAFYPNDVIVRMTDFKTNEYANLIGGKEFEPEEANPMLGFRGASRYYNDAYKEGFGLECKAMKVVREEMGLTNIKLMIPFCRTVEEGKKVIEIMKANGLKQGENELEIYVMAEIPSNVILADEFASVFDGFSIGSNDLTQLTLGIDRDSSTVSELFDENNEAPKKMIRLMINAAKQAGKKIGLCGQAPSDFPEFAQFLVENKIDSISFNPDAMIKGIQNIKEAEAKFRHQKIEH, from the coding sequence ATGCAAAAGTATATACTGAGCTTTAATGAAATCCATTTAAACGATATTGCACAGGTAGGTGGAAAAAATTCTTCTCTGGGAGAAATGTTCAATACACTATCTTCCAAAGGAATCAAAATTCCTGACGGATTTGCAACTACGTCTTTTGCCTATCAGGAATTTATTAAAAGCAATAAGCTCGGTAACGACCTTAAAAATATACTGGATAAATTAGATACGACAAACTTCTCTAATCTTTCAGAAATAGGATTATCCTGCAGAAATCTGATCTTAAAAGCTTCCATCCCCTCAGAGATAGAGGCTGCTATTAAAAATGGCTACAGAGATTTATGTAAAAAATACGCCTCTCAGATACACGTTGCCGTGAGAAGCAGTGCAACCGCAGAAGATTTGCCGGATGCAAGCTTTGCCGGCCAGCATGAATCATACCTGAATATATGCTGTGGAGAAGAAAATCTGCTTAACGCATGTCTCAAGTGTATGGCATCATTGTTTACAGACAGGGCAATCAAATACAGACATGATCATGGATTCGATCATATGAAAATTGCATTGTCTATCGGAATTCAAAAAATGGTTAGATCTGATATGGCATCTTCAGGGGTATGTTTCACATTAGATCCTGACTCCGGATTTGAAGATGTGATCCTCATTACAGGAAGTTGGGGATTGGGAGAAAATGTTGTCCAGGGGGCAGTTAACCCGGATGAATTTTATGTTTTTAAAAAATCTTTACAGAAGAATAAAAAAGCCATACTTAATAAAAAAATTGGAAGCAAGGAGAAAACGTTGATATATAACTACAGTTCTTCAATTGAAAACACAACTATCAATATTGAAACCCCAAAAGAAAAGAGAGAACAGTTTATTTTAACTGATGAAGAAATAAACCTACTGGCCAAATGGTCCTTGATTATTGAAGAGCACTACAAAAAACCTATGGACATTGAATGGGCAAAGGATGGAGAAGAGAATACAATATATATTGTACAGGCAAGACCGGAGACTGTATATAGCAGACAAAGAAATCAGGTTAAAATAACGGAGTACCTTCTCAAAGAAAAAGGTAATACTATTACCAAAGGCAAAGCAATCGGTAATAAAATTGCAACCGGAACCGCCCGTATCATTAATTCACCTAAAGATTCATACCTACTAAAGGAGGGAGAAATACTAATAACGGATATTACGAATCCGGATTGGGATCCTATCTTAAAAAAAGCATCAGCCATTATTACCAATAAAGGAGGCAGAACCAGTCATGCAGCCATTATAGCCAGAGAGCTGGGAGCTGTAGCAATCGTAGGAACAGGAAATGCAACCTCCGCAATAAAAGATGGTGAAACGGTAACTGTTTCCTGCGCAGAAGGAGAAACAGGAACTGTATATGAAGGAAAACTTTTGTGGGATGTGGTTGAAACTGATCTGGAAGCCATAGAGAAACCTAAAACAAAAGTCATGTTCATCTTAGGCAATCCGGAGAAGGCATTTCATTTGTCACGTATTCCCAATGATGGCGTTGGTTTGATGAGGCTGGAGTTTATCATTAATAATTCTATCAAAATCCATCCAATGGCTTTAATAAAATTTGACTCTCTAAAAGATCAACAGGCCAAATCTGAAATCGCAAATCTCACATCCAACTATCCCGATAAAGAATCCTATTTTGTTGAAAAGCTGTCCAGGTCCGTTGCAACAATAGCTGCAGCATTTTATCCAAATGATGTGATTGTCAGAATGACTGATTTCAAAACCAATGAATATGCAAATCTGATAGGCGGAAAGGAATTTGAACCCGAGGAGGCAAATCCAATGCTGGGATTCCGAGGAGCTTCTAGATATTATAATGACGCATATAAGGAAGGATTCGGACTTGAATGCAAAGCTATGAAAGTCGTCAGGGAGGAAATGGGTCTTACAAACATTAAATTAATGATCCCATTTTGCAGAACTGTTGAAGAAGGAAAAAAGGTTATAGAAATCATGAAAGCAAATGGACTGAAACAAGGGGAAAATGAACTTGAAATATATGTGATGGCTGAAATACCAAGTAACGTAATCCTTGCTGATGAATTTGCCAGTGTATTTGATGGTTTCTCTATAGGATCTAATGACCTTACACAACTCACTTTGGGAATAGACAGAGATTCTTCTACTGTGAGCGAATTATTTGACGAAAACAATGAAGCCCCCAAAAAGATGATCCGCCTGATGATCAATGCTGCCAAACAAGCAGGGAAAAAAATTGGCCTCTGTGGACAAGCTCCAAGCGACTTCCCTGAATTTGCTCAATTTCTTGTCGAAAATAAAATTGACAGTATTTCTTTCAATCCTGATGCAATGATCAAGGGAATACAGAATATCAAAGAAGCAGAAGCAAAATTCCGGCATCAGAAAATAGAGCATTGA
- a CDS encoding PAS domain S-box protein — protein MPVSIENKQTVTTLIALGKTFTLVAFFIPIIGLLLRAVSFELFELYSFNQVVSQNPLSAICYSMIALAIWIIRNENASLANKIICNSICFLILLIAGIKLITYFMDQPFVLEEVLFKEQIYQVKSKVKKEVNVNLTSPISAFFFIALCTSLLLNNFGNKEIYKISQFLNYGTGLGAILVIYSYVYKIDDLYAASYIIPISLNSAIVALLLSIAILFLRPHKGSMKTLIGQNSTQIVLLRFLAFFIPLLLGWLKIKGENNGLYSKNMGTALYASATFCISMFLLGWKSQIQSKLRGVRQKNEERIEKDRERLKNILELSPTSISIIDLDTQKFIFTNRAFRQLFSYKGGEIRNKKYRDVVKTLVAGIDEDKILNRLELIKNLKEDESNEMTYGVYNKEGLASWIITRGIGFDYKNGKARKALINSLNISKEKKLQLALERQSAQIEQTNNKLKESNDKLRDIQLNLEEKIKERINEIEESNRACKDFFEESFDGILRYGLKDIEGVDTSLPFKQQLKLIEKHAYLAEANKKLTHDHGYKSADELVGTPLVDFIAMSSKEKLKLLLRFIRNGYKIENTPTIHRNKAGEKIRVLVNITGVIDNGLLVSAWSTELKFR, from the coding sequence ATGCCGGTATCAATTGAAAATAAGCAGACTGTAACCACTCTGATTGCACTGGGAAAAACCTTTACTCTTGTTGCTTTTTTTATCCCCATAATCGGATTGCTATTGCGTGCAGTAAGTTTTGAGTTGTTTGAGTTATATAGCTTTAATCAGGTTGTATCTCAAAACCCCCTTTCGGCCATCTGCTATTCTATGATTGCTCTGGCAATATGGATCATTCGGAATGAAAATGCTAGTTTGGCAAATAAGATAATATGCAATTCAATTTGCTTTCTTATACTGCTTATTGCCGGGATCAAACTCATAACATATTTTATGGACCAGCCCTTTGTATTAGAGGAAGTCTTATTTAAAGAACAAATCTATCAGGTCAAGAGCAAGGTAAAAAAGGAAGTCAATGTTAACCTCACCTCTCCTATCTCTGCCTTTTTTTTTATTGCACTCTGTACATCATTGCTGCTTAACAATTTTGGAAATAAGGAAATCTATAAAATATCTCAATTTCTAAACTATGGTACAGGACTGGGTGCTATATTAGTTATATATAGTTATGTCTATAAAATTGATGACTTGTATGCTGCTTCCTATATAATTCCTATTTCACTTAATTCTGCTATTGTTGCCCTTTTATTGTCAATAGCTATATTATTCCTAAGACCACATAAAGGATCCATGAAAACCCTGATAGGACAAAATTCCACTCAAATAGTCTTATTAAGATTTCTCGCCTTTTTCATACCACTCCTTTTGGGTTGGTTAAAAATAAAAGGCGAAAACAACGGACTTTACAGTAAAAATATGGGAACAGCTCTATATGCATCTGCTACTTTTTGCATCTCCATGTTTTTGCTTGGCTGGAAATCGCAGATACAATCAAAACTCAGGGGGGTAAGACAAAAAAATGAAGAGCGTATTGAAAAGGACAGAGAAAGGTTAAAGAACATACTCGAACTATCCCCCACTTCAATAAGCATTATTGATCTGGATACACAAAAATTCATTTTCACTAACAGAGCTTTTAGACAGCTCTTCAGTTACAAAGGTGGTGAGATCCGCAATAAAAAATATCGGGATGTAGTAAAAACGTTGGTTGCAGGAATAGATGAAGATAAGATCCTTAATCGTTTAGAACTTATAAAAAATTTAAAAGAAGACGAATCAAATGAAATGACTTATGGAGTATATAACAAAGAAGGACTTGCTAGCTGGATAATTACAAGGGGCATCGGTTTTGACTACAAAAATGGGAAAGCCAGGAAAGCACTCATCAACAGTCTCAATATCTCAAAAGAAAAGAAGCTCCAACTGGCACTGGAAAGGCAATCAGCACAAATAGAACAAACCAATAATAAGCTAAAGGAATCAAACGACAAACTGAGAGATATTCAACTCAATCTTGAAGAGAAGATAAAGGAACGTATTAATGAAATAGAAGAGAGCAACCGTGCCTGTAAAGACTTCTTTGAAGAAAGCTTTGATGGCATTCTTCGCTATGGACTAAAAGATATTGAAGGAGTTGATACAAGCCTCCCCTTCAAGCAACAGTTAAAATTAATAGAGAAACATGCCTACCTGGCCGAAGCAAATAAAAAACTGACCCATGACCACGGTTATAAATCTGCTGATGAACTCGTAGGTACTCCTTTAGTAGATTTTATAGCTATGTCAAGTAAGGAAAAACTTAAACTACTCCTTCGCTTTATAAGGAATGGTTATAAAATTGAAAATACTCCTACCATACACAGAAACAAAGCCGGAGAAAAGATCCGGGTACTCGTCAATATTACTGGGGTAATAGACAACGGTCTACTTGTAAGTGCCTGGAGTACGGAACTGAAATTTAGGTAA